Genomic window (Cyanobacteriota bacterium):
CGATCGTCTACCCTTGTAGCCTTAGGCGGTGGGGTGATTGGGGATATGACTGGTTTTGCAGCAGCAACTTGGCTACGAGGAATCAACGTTGTGCAAGTGCCTACGTCATTGTTGGCCATGGTGGATGCTGCGATTGGTGGTAAAACTGGTGTTAACCATCCCCAGGGTAAAAATCTAATCGGAGCTTTTCACCAGCCTCGGTTAGTGCTGATTGATCCTACTGTGCTGAAAACGCTCCCCACGAGGGAATTTCGGGCGGCGATGGCTGAGGTGATTAAGTATGGGGTGATTTGGGATGCCACTCTATTTGAACGGCTAGAGGGCTGTAAGCGTCTCGATCGCCTGGCTGTAATTGAGCATCAGCCTGCTACTCCAGAAGCAGAGTTATCTGTGTTGGAAGAAATTCTGTTGCGCTCTTGTCAAGCTAAGGCCCATGTAGTTAGCAAAGACGAAAAAGAAGCTGGCCTTCGGGCTATTCTTAACTACGGGCATACTATCGGACATGCTGTTGAAAGCTTAACGGGCTATCGAGCGGTGAATCACGGGGAAGCTGTGGCGATAGGTATGGTTGCGGCTGGTCAATTGGCTGTGAC
Coding sequences:
- the aroB gene encoding 3-dehydroquinate synthase, with product MKSVIPVELPQDSYSIGIATNSLADLGVWLVATKGTGRKLGQKVMVVSNAKIFRHYGQVVITSLTQAGFEVSYCLLPAGERYKTLKSVQKIYDVALANQLERSSTLVALGGGVIGDMTGFAAATWLRGINVVQVPTSLLAMVDAAIGGKTGVNHPQGKNLIGAFHQPRLVLIDPTVLKTLPTREFRAAMAEVIKYGVIWDATLFERLEGCKRLDRLAVIEHQPATPEAELSVLEEILLRSCQAKAHVVSKDEKEAGLRAILNYGHTIGHAVESLTGYRAVNHGEAVAIGMVAAGQLAVT